The following proteins are encoded in a genomic region of Sulfurovum indicum:
- a CDS encoding DUF4832 domain-containing protein: MSLKLYGGMFLLLLLAGCGGGSESMGEEIYPPLTITFTEQSSVNVENPDRGFYDADYALELNVSYNRFAAAYSEGYRLVYAPLNLEEYNETVTLPASLTDTVAQNLHDANNSGVKLILRLKYRSSLNGNDPSKEIILAHMEQLKPLFQSYSSVISVVQAGTIGAWGEWHSFTGDFAEDNPDYRTNRRAIIEKLTEIFPDKYIQIRTPMHKELLFGSSVVYGDENDTGKITPEIAYSSDIRAKTGHHNDCFLSNETDMGTYTSDNTAFWKQYVQNDSKYAPLGGETCGIGVGEDAALSDCSNAVAALKSMHYAYLNSAYHPDVLQKWKDQGCYQTINENLGYRLVAGSLTITQSPKELALSLNIENKGYAAPYVAADVAFILKNSSYSYRFEQSVDIRTFYASEENTIQSTLSLENMEKGTYCLYLQIGRDHNAIRLSNTEIWDEESRSNRLYCTVTVE, encoded by the coding sequence ATGTCATTAAAACTCTATGGAGGGATGTTTCTGCTTCTGCTGTTGGCAGGTTGCGGAGGAGGCAGCGAGAGTATGGGAGAGGAGATCTATCCTCCACTCACAATTACCTTTACCGAGCAGAGCAGTGTCAATGTGGAGAATCCTGACAGAGGTTTTTATGATGCGGACTATGCCCTTGAGCTGAATGTCAGCTATAATAGATTTGCTGCAGCATATTCAGAGGGCTATAGACTGGTCTATGCGCCACTGAATCTCGAAGAGTATAATGAAACTGTCACTCTTCCGGCATCACTGACAGATACTGTAGCACAAAACCTGCATGATGCCAACAACAGCGGCGTAAAACTGATACTCCGGCTGAAATACCGCTCATCTCTCAATGGGAACGACCCTTCAAAAGAGATCATTCTGGCGCATATGGAGCAGCTTAAGCCGCTGTTTCAATCTTATAGCAGTGTCATTTCTGTTGTTCAGGCAGGAACTATCGGTGCATGGGGGGAGTGGCACAGTTTTACCGGGGATTTTGCCGAGGATAATCCCGACTACCGGACAAATAGAAGAGCTATCATAGAGAAACTGACCGAAATATTCCCTGACAAATATATTCAGATACGTACCCCGATGCATAAAGAGCTGCTTTTTGGCTCTTCAGTAGTATATGGCGATGAGAACGATACAGGAAAGATCACACCTGAAATTGCATACAGCAGTGATATCCGTGCAAAGACAGGACATCACAATGACTGTTTTCTTTCAAACGAGACCGATATGGGAACCTACACCTCCGACAATACAGCGTTTTGGAAGCAATATGTCCAAAATGATTCAAAGTATGCTCCTTTAGGCGGTGAGACATGCGGCATCGGTGTGGGAGAAGATGCTGCACTCTCTGACTGCAGCAATGCGGTGGCAGCACTCAAAAGCATGCACTATGCCTATCTGAACAGTGCCTATCACCCGGATGTACTTCAAAAATGGAAAGATCAGGGATGCTACCAGACCATCAATGAAAACCTGGGCTACAGACTGGTTGCCGGATCATTGACAATCACACAAAGTCCAAAAGAGCTTGCTCTTTCACTCAATATTGAGAACAAAGGCTATGCTGCCCCGTATGTTGCAGCAGATGTGGCATTTATACTCAAGAACAGCAGTTATAGCTATCGTTTTGAACAGAGTGTCGATATACGTACTTTTTATGCCTCCGAAGAAAATACGATACAAAGCACTCTCTCTTTGGAAAATATGGAAAAGGGAACATACTGCCTTTACCTTCAGATAGGCAGAGATCATAATGCCATACGACTCTCAAATACAGAGATATGGGATGAGGAGAGCAGAAGCAACAGACTTTACTGTACAGTTACGGTAGAGTAG
- a CDS encoding ArsS family sensor histidine kinase, producing the protein MSIRTKITLLFLTSLLLMSGMTYWVQTQTAQKNRTILTERYLRAAKTLLSPIIKGDSRKLEAKLDELGMQRVEIRKDTQAASILYRQPLSYGEIVIFAVQGNIYLSLAYLDETLTLYDTLQQESRQEQHITYLFFALDIGLLLLIYLLVLTILSPLKHLSRTMKHFSHGDLDVRSKLTGKDEIAELSESFNLMAKRLQHALNAKEELLREVGHELKTPIAKGKFALEGINESHSKTVIKEAFNDLDTLTSAILHQKRIDEEKMYIEKFKASTLITRTLSKLTLNEEDVHIVIEDFEISADLHYMSMALKNLVENALKYTHTLPIEIRASDTCIHIISCAEALDRPLAYYTQPFTRAANDKKGYGLGLNITQKILDRHGFSLHYTHSDGRNDFVICFEHYSSN; encoded by the coding sequence ATGTCCATACGTACGAAGATCACCCTGCTTTTTCTCACAAGTCTTCTGCTTATGAGCGGTATGACCTACTGGGTACAGACACAGACTGCACAGAAAAACCGTACCATTCTCACAGAGAGGTATCTGCGTGCAGCCAAAACGCTCCTCTCCCCCATCATCAAAGGCGACAGCCGCAAACTCGAAGCCAAGCTTGACGAGTTGGGAATGCAGCGGGTAGAGATCAGGAAGGATACCCAGGCAGCCTCTATACTCTACCGTCAGCCGCTCAGCTACGGCGAGATCGTAATCTTTGCGGTACAGGGGAATATCTACCTCTCTCTTGCCTATCTTGATGAAACGCTTACACTCTATGATACGCTTCAGCAGGAGAGCCGACAGGAACAGCATATTACCTATCTCTTCTTTGCTCTGGATATCGGGCTGCTTCTGCTCATTTACCTTTTGGTTCTCACCATACTCTCACCACTGAAGCACCTCAGTCGGACAATGAAGCATTTCAGCCACGGCGATCTGGATGTCCGCTCAAAACTGACCGGAAAAGATGAAATAGCCGAACTCTCAGAAAGCTTTAACTTGATGGCCAAAAGACTGCAACATGCACTCAATGCCAAAGAGGAGCTGCTTCGGGAAGTGGGACATGAGCTTAAAACCCCTATCGCAAAAGGTAAATTCGCCCTTGAAGGCATAAACGAAAGCCACTCCAAAACAGTCATTAAAGAGGCATTTAACGATCTCGATACCCTCACCTCTGCCATATTGCATCAAAAGCGCATCGATGAGGAGAAGATGTATATAGAGAAGTTCAAAGCTTCCACACTCATTACACGGACACTCTCCAAACTCACCCTTAATGAAGAAGATGTCCATATTGTCATAGAGGATTTTGAGATCTCGGCAGATCTGCACTATATGAGCATGGCCCTGAAGAATCTTGTAGAGAATGCTCTTAAATATACCCATACCCTGCCTATAGAGATCAGAGCCTCCGATACCTGCATCCATATCATCAGCTGTGCCGAAGCGCTTGATAGACCGCTGGCATACTATACACAACCCTTTACACGGGCTGCAAACGATAAAAAAGGCTATGGACTGGGACTGAATATCACCCAGAAGATCCTGGACAGACACGGGTTTTCACTGCACTACACACATTCTGACGGCAGAAATGATTTTGTGATCTGTTTTGAACACTACAGTTCAAACTGA
- the murU gene encoding N-acetylmuramate alpha-1-phosphate uridylyltransferase MurU yields MKAMILAAGLGTRMRPLTERTPKPLLEVGGIPLIVWHLEKLAHYGFKEVVINIAHLGWKIPQALGDGSDWGLQIIYSDEQEEGGLESAGGIVKALEQLEESDPFLVVNGDVWTDYDFDASFRLAEGISAHLILVPNPEHNPKGDFSLLDGKVVNTPEYTFSGIGYYSPKFFEDVPYGKSMLAPLLREAMREGKVTGELYRGEWHDIGTPERLEHLNMGLINRY; encoded by the coding sequence ATGAAAGCCATGATACTCGCTGCCGGGCTTGGTACACGAATGCGTCCGCTGACAGAGAGAACACCGAAGCCACTGCTTGAAGTGGGCGGTATTCCGCTTATTGTATGGCATCTGGAGAAGCTGGCACACTACGGTTTCAAAGAAGTGGTCATTAATATTGCCCATCTTGGCTGGAAAATACCACAGGCACTAGGTGACGGCTCTGACTGGGGATTGCAGATCATCTACTCTGATGAGCAGGAAGAGGGTGGTCTGGAGAGTGCAGGCGGGATCGTCAAGGCACTGGAGCAGTTAGAAGAGAGCGATCCTTTTCTTGTCGTTAACGGTGATGTCTGGACAGATTACGACTTTGATGCTTCTTTCAGACTTGCTGAAGGGATTTCTGCCCATCTCATTCTGGTGCCTAACCCGGAGCATAACCCCAAAGGAGATTTTTCACTGCTGGATGGAAAGGTGGTGAACACTCCTGAATATACCTTTTCGGGCATTGGCTACTATTCTCCCAAATTTTTTGAAGATGTACCCTACGGTAAAAGTATGCTTGCACCGCTGCTGCGTGAAGCAATGCGGGAGGGAAAGGTGACAGGAGAGCTGTATAGGGGAGAGTGGCATGACATAGGTACACCTGAGAGGCTGGAGCATTTAAATATGGGACTGATAAACAGGTATTGA
- a CDS encoding HAD hydrolase family protein, whose product MKPIYITDLDHTFLRSDLSLSPFSIETWNQKARDALMGVATARSFSKSKELLEKLHINAPMILLDGSIIVTPQRELIDMKTLGKEMGDAIVEVGLQYDIDPFIIGVKDNDLNEAFLYPRKLNDYQKEVLKGYKDDPRMQFNPDNRTMEKNLKIVYFGYEDQLSPLYEAIKHTFGKEIEAKLSPEKYGGGWFLTLLHPEGDKSHALSKVIDYLGQDPSDVTVFGDSVNDVGMFKLAGTSVAVSNALDEVKALADVVLPHSNDEDGVAKYLNSL is encoded by the coding sequence ATGAAACCTATCTATATTACCGACCTCGACCATACCTTTTTGCGCTCAGATCTGAGTCTCAGTCCTTTCAGTATAGAGACATGGAACCAAAAAGCCCGAGACGCCCTCATGGGTGTAGCCACTGCACGCAGTTTCAGCAAGTCTAAAGAGCTGCTTGAGAAGCTTCACATCAATGCTCCCATGATACTGCTGGACGGTTCCATCATTGTTACACCCCAAAGAGAGCTAATTGATATGAAAACACTGGGCAAAGAGATGGGCGACGCCATTGTCGAAGTAGGCTTGCAGTATGATATCGATCCGTTCATCATAGGGGTAAAAGACAACGATCTTAATGAAGCTTTTCTCTACCCACGCAAGCTCAATGACTACCAGAAAGAGGTACTCAAAGGCTACAAAGATGACCCGCGTATGCAGTTTAACCCGGACAATAGAACGATGGAAAAGAATCTCAAGATCGTCTACTTTGGCTACGAAGATCAGCTAAGCCCTCTCTATGAGGCAATTAAACATACATTCGGTAAAGAGATAGAAGCAAAGCTCTCTCCTGAAAAATACGGCGGCGGATGGTTTTTGACCCTGCTTCATCCTGAAGGTGACAAGTCACACGCTCTTTCCAAAGTCATCGACTATCTTGGACAAGACCCCTCCGATGTTACGGTTTTTGGTGACTCAGTCAATGATGTGGGTATGTTCAAGCTCGCCGGTACCTCTGTAGCTGTCTCCAATGCGCTTGATGAAGTGAAAGCTCTGGCCGATGTAGTACTGCCTCACAGCAACGATGAGGACGGGGTAGCCAAATATCTGAACAGTCTGTGA
- a CDS encoding DUF1924 domain-containing protein: MKRELIVLAYLAGTLAYGGTVDDYIQNLAAQAKKQNPSFDGFSAKRGKNIYFSKHIGKRGKEISCASCHTNDPKQPGENIFTGKKIKPLSPSVNPKRFTDVKKIKKWLRRNFKDVYRREGSATEKGDILLFMRSN, encoded by the coding sequence ATGAAACGAGAACTGATCGTACTTGCATATTTGGCAGGTACACTGGCATATGGCGGAACGGTAGATGACTACATACAGAACCTTGCTGCACAGGCAAAAAAGCAGAATCCTTCATTTGACGGATTCAGTGCCAAGAGAGGCAAAAATATCTACTTCTCCAAACATATTGGCAAAAGAGGCAAAGAGATCTCATGTGCAAGCTGCCATACGAATGATCCCAAACAGCCTGGTGAGAATATCTTTACAGGTAAAAAGATCAAACCACTCTCCCCATCGGTCAATCCCAAACGGTTCACTGATGTAAAAAAGATAAAAAAATGGCTTAGACGCAATTTCAAAGATGTCTACAGACGTGAAGGCAGCGCCACGGAAAAAGGCGATATCCTTCTTTTTATGCGATCAAACTAA
- a CDS encoding cytochrome b/b6 domain-containing protein: MRTYIWTLPTRIFHWMLVLYILFMFITSEEENLLDYHAAFGYGVLVLILFRLLWGVMGPRYSRFSQWPLSLKEAIGFVRSLPNPQKYYPGHNPAASFVMLGIILVILLSVLSGVFTYGIQEGRGLFSWLNSTFFKEMELFEEIHEFFSTLLLLLITAHLGGVAADRIMHKESGTLYSIFGGYKQIDAPPAKLTGVQKAVAWLFLLSALVIPFYLLLSDTPLTQSRYSAVHYEKEHQLFVEECASCHTLYAPYLLPKRSWKKLMANLADHFGDDASLDETDRRSVEAYLLANSAESSTKEAAHYILNSVKNIKKDIIAISESPYWRDKHASLDKALFDSPKVKSKANCKACHRRFENGIIEDALISLPKGV; the protein is encoded by the coding sequence ATGAGAACCTATATCTGGACACTTCCCACACGCATCTTCCACTGGATGCTTGTACTCTACATACTGTTCATGTTTATCACTTCCGAAGAGGAGAACCTGCTTGACTACCATGCCGCATTCGGTTACGGTGTCTTGGTCCTGATACTCTTCAGGCTCTTATGGGGCGTCATGGGGCCACGCTACAGCCGATTTTCCCAATGGCCTCTCTCCCTGAAAGAGGCGATCGGTTTTGTGCGTTCACTCCCCAATCCCCAAAAGTACTATCCCGGACACAATCCGGCTGCCTCCTTTGTAATGCTTGGGATCATACTTGTCATACTCCTAAGTGTTCTTAGCGGTGTATTTACTTACGGCATACAGGAGGGAAGAGGCCTGTTCTCATGGCTTAACAGCACATTTTTTAAAGAGATGGAGCTTTTTGAGGAGATACATGAGTTCTTTTCAACACTGCTGCTGCTGCTTATCACTGCTCACCTTGGAGGTGTTGCCGCCGATCGCATCATGCACAAAGAGAGTGGTACCCTCTACTCCATATTTGGCGGATACAAACAGATAGATGCCCCTCCTGCAAAGCTTACGGGAGTGCAAAAAGCCGTAGCATGGCTCTTTCTTCTAAGTGCCTTGGTTATACCGTTTTATCTGCTCTTGTCGGATACACCTTTGACACAAAGCCGATACAGTGCAGTCCACTATGAAAAGGAACATCAACTCTTTGTCGAGGAGTGCGCATCGTGCCATACGCTCTATGCCCCCTACCTGCTGCCAAAACGCTCATGGAAGAAGCTCATGGCGAACCTTGCGGATCACTTCGGAGATGACGCTTCACTTGATGAGACGGACAGACGCTCTGTTGAAGCCTATCTGCTGGCAAATAGTGCAGAGAGTTCCACCAAAGAGGCGGCCCACTATATCCTGAATTCTGTTAAGAACATAAAAAAGGATATAATAGCCATAAGTGAATCACCCTATTGGCGTGATAAGCACGCTTCGCTTGACAAGGCGCTGTTTGACTCCCCAAAGGTAAAGAGCAAAGCCAACTGCAAAGCGTGTCACCGCCGATTTGAAAACGGCATCATAGAAGATGCGCTGATATCACTGCCCAAAGGAGTCTAA
- a CDS encoding diheme cytochrome c: MKTIITTITTALLIGTVTLYGDGDRKKKQPYMPETGKAAELYKTECGACHMAYQPEFLPKRSWEKMMRTLSEHFDTDATLDREEYRTIQAYLLRNASDAKPVYGDTGKIARSIRAEQTPLRISQTRYFRKEHREIPKRLIVQKEVRSIANCTACHTKAEKGDYSERAIFIPNYGKWDD; this comes from the coding sequence ATGAAAACAATCATTACAACCATCACAACAGCCCTTCTCATAGGAACCGTTACACTCTATGGAGACGGTGACAGAAAGAAGAAACAACCCTATATGCCCGAGACAGGCAAAGCTGCCGAACTCTACAAAACAGAGTGCGGTGCCTGTCACATGGCTTATCAGCCGGAATTTCTTCCCAAACGTTCATGGGAGAAGATGATGCGTACACTTTCAGAGCACTTCGATACCGATGCAACACTTGATAGAGAGGAGTACCGTACGATACAAGCATACCTCTTGCGAAATGCATCCGATGCCAAACCGGTATATGGTGACACAGGAAAGATCGCACGCAGTATCAGAGCTGAGCAAACCCCTTTGCGTATCAGCCAAACGCGCTACTTCAGAAAAGAGCACAGAGAGATACCGAAACGGCTGATCGTACAAAAAGAGGTAAGGAGCATCGCCAACTGTACCGCCTGCCATACCAAAGCCGAAAAAGGTGACTACAGTGAACGTGCTATCTTCATACCCAACTACGGGAAATGGGATGATTAG
- a CDS encoding aminoglycoside phosphotransferase family protein, whose translation MSSNEVLEEWLERYGIEAELKPLTGDASLRKYYRIEESFHSGIIMDASAQPESVKPFVDIGHRLYEAEVRTPKVNAFDLEQGFVFMEDMGDRHFYDVIEEEGIHYYPQAIDTIVKMQYTDTDGLPDYDRDFLLAEMSLMQEWYLDKYLGLSLSPDQKTVLEETFEKIADVVLEQPQGFFVHRDFHSRNLMFDCSDKIVVIDFQDARAGAVTYDPVSLLRDVYVELDAAEVERLALYFRDIKGLDVDDETFMKWFDFTGLQRHIKILGIFARLALRDGKEWYLKDIPLTLKYIKEVGGKYLQTHALTALLDQFEL comes from the coding sequence ATGAGCAGCAATGAAGTATTGGAAGAGTGGCTGGAGCGCTACGGGATAGAAGCAGAACTCAAACCACTGACAGGTGATGCGAGTTTGCGAAAGTACTATCGCATAGAGGAGAGTTTTCACAGCGGTATCATCATGGACGCATCCGCACAGCCTGAGTCGGTCAAACCTTTTGTCGACATTGGCCACAGGCTCTATGAGGCAGAGGTTAGAACTCCCAAGGTCAATGCTTTTGACCTGGAGCAGGGATTTGTTTTTATGGAAGATATGGGTGATCGCCACTTTTATGATGTCATTGAAGAAGAGGGCATCCATTACTATCCGCAGGCGATCGATACGATCGTTAAAATGCAATATACAGATACGGACGGACTGCCTGATTACGACAGGGATTTTCTGCTTGCAGAGATGAGTTTGATGCAGGAGTGGTATCTGGATAAATATCTGGGGTTATCTCTTTCCCCTGACCAGAAAACGGTACTTGAAGAGACATTTGAAAAGATCGCAGATGTTGTACTGGAACAGCCTCAGGGATTTTTTGTACACCGTGACTTTCATTCACGAAACTTGATGTTTGACTGTAGTGACAAGATCGTTGTTATTGATTTTCAGGATGCCAGAGCGGGAGCGGTGACATACGATCCTGTCTCGCTCCTGCGTGATGTCTATGTGGAGCTTGATGCTGCAGAGGTAGAGCGTCTTGCACTCTATTTTAGAGATATCAAGGGGCTTGATGTCGATGATGAGACCTTTATGAAGTGGTTTGACTTTACGGGTCTGCAGCGGCATATCAAGATACTGGGGATCTTTGCGCGTCTTGCCCTGCGTGACGGTAAAGAATGGTATTTAAAGGATATCCCTTTGACGTTGAAATATATTAAAGAGGTAGGCGGAAAATATCTGCAGACACACGCTTTGACGGCACTCTTAGATCAGTTTGAACTGTAG
- a CDS encoding NnrS family protein, producing MKFNEKAEENYFFSQPHQPFFVLAFINAIATMLLFMLSFKSVVHLEVSAAAFHSYSMLYLLFTPAFTAFLFTTFPKFTSTPPISKKNYMQVFALFCLGTVLFVAGSITSPLFLHIGMVTLLLGHTMIFRMLYNIYKTTTISDTHDIFWILSAMGWGLLSHFLFIAASLFYTPLMGVAIEIGTYLYLFLLTFSVAQRMVPFFSHCMHEKNINLLKTVFVLLAVRLFLETVYTGSAFAVDLALAYIIGKEILSWKLPFPNPNPLLWILHLSLYWIPVAFIFGAMSNLTALIGNRSFLFLDTHVLMLGFVFTILIGFGTRVTIGHSGNLMQAGVWEKVLFNWTQVVVVMRLFVSMAAAFGWDFMILFDISATVWMIMFILWGIRFFPLLIKGKKLN from the coding sequence ATGAAATTCAATGAGAAAGCAGAGGAGAATTACTTCTTTTCACAACCCCATCAACCTTTTTTCGTTTTAGCTTTTATCAACGCTATTGCTACTATGCTTCTTTTTATGCTCTCATTTAAAAGTGTTGTACATTTAGAAGTTTCAGCCGCTGCTTTTCACAGTTACAGCATGCTATACCTGCTGTTTACACCTGCATTCACGGCATTCTTGTTTACAACTTTTCCGAAATTTACTTCCACTCCGCCCATATCTAAAAAAAACTATATGCAGGTATTTGCTCTTTTCTGCCTCGGTACGGTACTGTTCGTAGCAGGCAGCATCACTTCTCCTCTCTTCTTGCATATAGGTATGGTCACCCTTTTGCTTGGGCATACTATGATATTCCGTATGCTTTACAATATCTACAAAACAACAACCATCTCTGATACACATGATATATTCTGGATACTCTCTGCCATGGGATGGGGACTTTTATCCCATTTCCTATTCATCGCAGCTTCACTTTTCTATACACCGCTGATGGGAGTTGCAATAGAGATCGGTACCTATCTCTACCTCTTTCTGCTTACCTTCTCTGTCGCACAACGCATGGTTCCTTTCTTCTCCCACTGTATGCATGAGAAGAACATAAACTTGCTAAAGACAGTATTTGTGCTGCTTGCAGTACGTCTATTTCTTGAAACCGTCTATACCGGCAGTGCATTTGCAGTTGACCTGGCACTTGCCTATATCATAGGAAAGGAGATACTCTCATGGAAGCTCCCTTTTCCAAACCCCAATCCCCTCCTCTGGATATTACATCTTTCACTCTACTGGATACCTGTGGCTTTCATCTTCGGCGCTATGTCAAACCTGACAGCACTCATCGGCAACAGAAGCTTCCTTTTCCTTGATACACACGTCCTTATGCTTGGTTTCGTCTTTACAATACTGATCGGGTTCGGAACCCGTGTAACCATAGGACACTCGGGTAATCTAATGCAGGCAGGAGTGTGGGAAAAGGTACTGTTTAACTGGACACAGGTTGTCGTAGTCATGCGCCTGTTTGTCTCTATGGCTGCTGCTTTCGGATGGGATTTTATGATACTTTTTGATATCTCCGCAACAGTATGGATGATCATGTTCATCCTCTGGGGAATACGTTTCTTCCCTCTACTTATCAAGGGAAAAAAGCTCAATTAA
- a CDS encoding response regulator transcription factor, with the protein MTKSVLLIEDDLQMQELICSYLKDFGYATSAFSNPKEALEHFYANPEAYDIVILDLMLPHMDGFDVCKKIKACHDIPVIISSARGDIGNKIHGYELGIDDYLAKPYEPRELILRIEAVLRRLGRTEKFTVGDISIDTRNKEVSVEGYSVSLTKVEMDIFLYLLQERGHAVSREQLTAAASLPPETKNRTIDMHISNIRHKIGDDPKHPKYIRSLWGIGYKFIG; encoded by the coding sequence TTGACTAAAAGCGTACTCCTCATCGAAGATGACCTGCAAATGCAGGAGCTTATCTGCAGTTATCTGAAAGATTTCGGCTATGCAACCAGCGCGTTTTCCAACCCCAAAGAGGCACTGGAACACTTCTATGCGAACCCAGAAGCCTACGATATAGTGATCCTTGATCTGATGCTGCCGCACATGGATGGTTTCGATGTCTGCAAAAAGATCAAAGCCTGCCATGACATACCCGTCATCATCTCCTCGGCACGTGGAGATATCGGCAACAAGATACACGGCTATGAACTCGGCATCGACGACTATCTTGCCAAACCTTATGAGCCAAGAGAGCTTATTTTACGCATAGAAGCCGTATTGCGGAGGCTTGGACGTACGGAGAAGTTCACTGTTGGTGACATTTCCATAGATACAAGAAACAAAGAGGTAAGTGTAGAGGGGTATAGTGTCTCTTTGACCAAAGTGGAAATGGATATCTTTCTCTATCTGCTTCAGGAACGAGGCCATGCCGTCTCCAGAGAGCAGCTGACCGCAGCCGCCTCTTTGCCGCCTGAGACCAAGAACAGGACGATAGATATGCACATCAGCAACATACGGCATAAGATAGGCGATGATCCGAAACATCCCAAATATATCCGCTCACTCTGGGGGATAGGATACAAATTTATAGGATAA
- a CDS encoding Spy/CpxP family protein refolding chaperone yields the protein MRMVLAAMLLSSLLFCDHDAYEYNEEGRKSVHMPYDMHYLDLSSRQQKEIRHLLASSREKRKNLHKRTEALERSLSALFDQKYFDKQAFIERQLQLKKEALQIEADLLEGIHSILTEKQRKKFVHYLKEWEID from the coding sequence ATGCGTATGGTGCTTGCGGCAATGCTCTTGTCCAGTCTGCTTTTTTGTGATCATGATGCGTATGAGTATAATGAAGAGGGAAGAAAGAGTGTCCACATGCCTTACGATATGCACTACCTTGACCTCTCATCAAGGCAGCAAAAGGAGATACGCCATCTGCTTGCATCAAGCAGAGAGAAACGCAAAAACCTGCACAAAAGAACTGAAGCGCTTGAACGCTCCCTCTCGGCACTCTTTGATCAGAAGTATTTTGACAAACAGGCATTCATTGAGCGCCAGCTTCAACTTAAAAAAGAGGCATTGCAGATCGAAGCAGATCTTCTCGAAGGGATACACAGCATTCTGACCGAGAAACAGCGCAAAAAATTTGTACACTATCTCAAGGAGTGGGAAATTGACTAA
- a CDS encoding anhydro-N-acetylmuramic acid kinase: MKSEFFIGVMSGTSMDGIDVVFCQVDADKCRLLESYEHTFPKSLKTEILSCIENTVPIAKIGEVDHEIALLFADAVNTFLNKVNIDPEIVTAIGLHGQTLWHEPESDRAFTMQLGDPNIVAARTGIPTVADFRRKDMAFGGSGAPLAPAFHKFIFKNIGNRIAVVNLGGIANITIVQEPLVGYDTGPGNMLMDAWIGKHRDLPYDKDGNWAREGKVDYKLLDRMMQDNYFHQPSPKSTGRERFNEKWLQAHLDAQCSVLSASSVQRTLLELTALSISNEVLRFNPDILMLCGGGARNSFLVERIAALMPNIQVGIMEHADALEAMMMAWLAYKRIHNETVELKDVTGAVQNTILGGIYQ, from the coding sequence ATGAAGAGTGAGTTTTTTATCGGTGTGATGTCCGGTACCTCTATGGATGGGATCGATGTGGTATTCTGTCAGGTAGATGCTGACAAGTGCCGTCTGCTCGAAAGTTATGAGCACACATTTCCAAAGAGCCTTAAAACAGAGATACTCTCATGCATAGAAAATACCGTACCCATAGCCAAAATAGGTGAAGTTGACCATGAAATTGCACTTCTTTTTGCTGATGCGGTCAACACCTTTTTGAATAAAGTGAATATAGACCCCGAAATAGTCACGGCCATCGGACTGCATGGACAGACACTCTGGCATGAGCCTGAGAGTGACAGGGCGTTCACCATGCAGCTTGGTGATCCCAACATTGTTGCAGCACGTACCGGTATTCCCACAGTTGCCGATTTTAGACGTAAAGATATGGCATTTGGAGGCAGCGGTGCACCGCTGGCACCGGCCTTCCATAAGTTTATATTTAAAAATATTGGAAATAGGATCGCGGTTGTGAACCTCGGTGGTATTGCTAACATTACCATAGTACAGGAACCCCTGGTCGGATACGATACAGGACCGGGGAATATGCTGATGGATGCATGGATAGGCAAACATAGAGATCTGCCTTATGACAAAGACGGTAACTGGGCAAGAGAGGGAAAAGTGGACTACAAACTGCTTGATAGAATGATGCAGGATAACTACTTTCACCAGCCTTCCCCCAAAAGTACCGGACGGGAGAGGTTCAACGAAAAATGGCTTCAGGCTCATCTTGACGCACAATGTTCAGTACTCAGTGCTTCTTCTGTCCAACGTACGCTTCTTGAACTCACTGCACTAAGCATAAGTAACGAAGTACTGAGGTTCAACCCTGACATTCTGATGCTCTGCGGCGGCGGTGCAAGGAACAGCTTTCTGGTTGAACGTATTGCCGCGCTGATGCCGAACATTCAGGTAGGTATCATGGAGCATGCAGATGCGCTGGAGGCAATGATGATGGCATGGCTTGCCTATAAGCGTATACATAATGAAACGGTTGAACTGAAAGATGTAACAGGAGCAGTACAAAACACCATATTGGGAGGGATCTACCAATGA